A stretch of the Lactuca sativa cultivar Salinas chromosome 9, Lsat_Salinas_v11, whole genome shotgun sequence genome encodes the following:
- the LOC111921315 gene encoding uncharacterized protein LOC111921315 isoform X2: MATTTTTTTTTTGASATVDPDRPPPLPLDSIPIIDLSLLSQSELFSLSMCSNSSFDRNRCDDVVIPKIDRSVFNESAGSRKQTYSRLRLAPAQSSTSTKTTIHRRTPRLRSSHTPAPNNINDAEQAENSQIIRMLKELFKSDHSFGELVPFEVELDTNVVVPESLNPETNRKRGRPRRQDGAVFIDSPDAKRMRNNTVKKVAAYDAVGDIEMVNSRGVKVNLENLGMLEDPYGLEIRRRTEGLSTKDELLGFLGGLNGEWGTSTKKRKVVDASYFGDALPKGWKLSLSIKKRSDLVWLFCRRYISPSGMQFESFKEVSVYLLSLLGEKNLDKPTHTPSNNRDDFGSKGASMNKDVSVRVDTRKSRPIVLALSSRDFKKEVKSNIVDPINVKVEEFFKCLKCFMIFEGKADLFDHQMLAHKTERSQLDSATSEWTVVKGGIFECQFCNTTFNKRNQYNEHIGTHETNETQTCEASEAPTAEKSVDPVLFTGVPDNVVMETDNAPFGDKLTSASPQSDHKIISATESKVNEHVHDLNILDNDNKGEHVNMNEDVSVEESGGEIKKETVDASFGDKLISVSPQIDQKINSGTESEFNDHVHDELNILDHDNQGEHVNMNEDVSAEESSGEIEKETDDAPFDDKLISASPQSDHKIISGTKSESEFNDDVRDFNMNEDVLVEESGGEIEKKCHEGENEFFERDKSPEVSDSKSDFSLGHEASIDESNGKLESCVVTVDSIDIVEKDIVGISNGEDAHVDENPECILEKGISSENSPLLQSTNELLDSIEKDSVEVLNLADSEIRVQPSSNICEEKGFQENINDTQHLCSPFDELTSEKEELINVNRVAEVNKLFDSETLFLDSSHNTSLKDSPQKLGFDFEEDRFCYGIANSRVEDIGNKSKGEEPETQMIMEEFELENDVNINNVSSLNRSTEVNLDDFQIPSLGSSQNDLNLEFCSLVPTGNQQEFSFQDDDVTGIYENAHEGSERGLLDHFSITETSVSDDIFGNNSSYSTPLDAFKFDEERDIGGAGIHELSLNFGNSSSHGIGLYENTVNLNQKKDDVQTNLTMVNINNEIETQGFAHNNANMVYPQVVANQQQSGNGVFRVDERYNNNNNNNNNNNGFGFNLNGFRSSSSSSRSEPVEFRFLTGRSSQHIMNPHHHHHLQGASSGVFPYNNNNNNNNNTGIIGMDQGYGSGFWSGKNGMGGRNVITGVCAWCRNEFHMQQPEVQGQGGGIGSLCPNCSGQVNML, translated from the exons atggccaccaccaccaccaccaccaccaccaccaccggcgCTAGCGCCACCGTCGATCCCGATCGACCACCGCCTCTCCCACTAGACTCTATCCCCATCATCGATCTTAGCCTTCTCTCCCAATCAGAACTATTTTCCCTCTCCATGTGCTCCAATTCCTCATTCGATCGCAACCGCTGTGACGACGTTGTAATCCCCAAAATCGACCGGTCAGTTTTCAATGAATCCGCCGGTAGTCGTAAACAAACTTactcacgccttcgccttgcccccGCCCAGTCCTCCACGTCCACTAAAACCACCATTCACCGCCGTACGCCTCGCCTACGTTCGTCACATACACCCGCTCCTAACAACATTAATGACGCTGAACAAGCCGAAAACTCTCAGATCATTCGTATGTTGAAGGAGCTCTTTAAATCAGATCATAGTTTTGGGGAGTTAGTTCCGTTTGAAGTCGAACTAGACACCAATGTCGTAGTGCCTGAATCATTGAATCCCGAGACGAATCGAAAACGAGGGAGACCACGAAGGCAAGATGGTGCGGTATTCATTGACTCTCCGGACGCCAAGAGAATGCGTAATAATACAGTTAAGAAAGTAGCTGCTTACGATGCGGTTGGAGATATAGAAATGGTGAATAGTAGAGGCGTGAAAGTAAACTTGGAGAATTTGGGGATGTTGGAGGATCCATACGGGCTCGAAATTAGGAGGAGGACCGAAGGACTGTCGACTAAAGATGAGTTGTTAGGGTTTTTGGGAGGTTTGAATGGAGAGTGGGGGACTAGTACAAAGAAGAGGAAGGTCGTCGATGCAAGCTATTTTGGAGATGCTTTGCCCAAAGGCTGGAAGCTGAGCCTCTCTATCAAGAAGAGATCAGACCTTGTTTGGTTATTCTGTCGTCGTTACATAAG CCCTAGTGGTATGCAATTTGAGTCGTTCAAGGAAGTATCTGTGTACTTGCTTTCCCTTCTCGGAGAAAAAAACTTGGATAAACCAACTCACACTCCAAGCAACAATCgtgatgattttggatcaaaaggAGCTTCTATGAAT AAAGATGTTTCTGTTCGAGTAGATACAAGAAAAAGCAGGCCTATTGTATTAGCACTGTCAAGTAGAGACTTTAAGAAGGAAGTCAAATCCAACATTGTGGACCCCATTAATGTAAAAGTAGAAGAGTTTTTCAAGTGCCTCAAGTGCTTCATGATCTTTGAAGGAAAAGCTGATCTATTTGACCATCAGATGTTAGCCCACAAAACTGAAAGATCTCAACTTGATTCTGCAACTTCTGAATGGACTGTAGTAAAAGGTGGAATTTTTGAGTGTCAGTTTTGCAATACAACATTTAATAAAAGGAACCAGTATAATGAACATATTGGGACACATGAGACAAATGAAACCCAGACTTGTGAAGCATCAGAAGCTCCAACTGCAGAAAAGAGTGTTGACCCTGTATTGTTTACTGGAGTTCCTGACAATGTTGTAATGGAAACTGATAATGCACCTTTTGGTGATAAACTGACATCTGCTTCTCCTCAAAGTGATCATAAAATAATTTCTGCAACAGAATCAAAAGTCAATGAACATGTTCATGATCTTAACATTCTGGATAATGATAATAAGGGTGAACATGTTAACATGAATGAAGATGTTTCAGTTGAAGAATCTGGTGGTGAGATTAAAAAGGAAACTGTTGATGCATCTTTTGGTGATAAATTGATATCTGTTTCTCCTCAAATTGATCAAAAGATAAATTCTGGAACAGAATCAGAATTCAATGATCATGTTCATGATGAGCTTAACATTCTGGATCATGATAATCAGGGTGAACATGTTAACATGAATGAAGATGTTTCAGCTGAAGAATCTAGTGGTGAGATTGAAAAGGAAACTGATGATGCACCTTTTGATGATAAACTTATATCTGCTTCTCCTCAAAGTGATCATAAGATAATTTCTGGAACAAAATCAGAATCAGAATTCAATGATGATGTTCGTGACTTTAACATGAATGAAGATGTTTTAGTTGAAGAATCTGGTGGTGAGATTGAAAAGAAATGTCATGAAGGTGAAAATGAATTCTTTGAAAGAGACAAATCTCCTGAAGTTTCTGATTCTAAATCTGATTTCTCTTTAGGCCATGAAGCTTCTATTGATGAAAGCAATGGGAAGCTTGAAAGTTGTGTTGTAACAGTTGATTCCATTGATATTGTTGAGAAAGATATAGTTGGTATATCCAATGGTGAAGATGCACATGTTGATGAGAATCCAGAATGCATTCTTGAAAAAGGAATAAGTTCTGAAAACAGCCCTCTTCTTCAATCTACAAATGAATTATTAGACAGTATTGAGAAAGATAGTGTTGAGGTGCTCAATCTTGCAGATTCTGAAATTAGGGTTCAGCCATCATCAAATATCTGTGAAGAAAAGGGCTTTCAGGAAAACATCAATGATACACAACACCTTTGTAGTCCGTTTGATGAATTGACATCTGAAAAGGAGGAACTTATTAATGTGAATCGTGTGGCTGAAGTGAATAAGCTTTTTGATTCAGAAACCCTTTTTCTTGATTCTTCACACAACACAAGCCTGAAAGATTCTCCTCAAAAACTAGGGTTTGACTTTGAGGAAGATAGATTTTGTTATGGAATTGCCAATTCCAGAGTTGAAGATATCGGGAACAAGAGCAAGGGTGAGGAACCTGAGACACAGATGATTATGGAAGAATTTGAGCTTGAGAATGATGTAAACATCAACAATGTTTCTTCTTTAAAtaggtcaacagaagtcaacttaGACGACTTCCAGATTCCTTCTTTGGGCAGCAGTCAAAACGACCTAAATCTTGAATTTTGTTCACTTGTCCCCACTGGAAACCAGCAAGAATTCAGCTTCCAAGATGATGATGTAACTGGTATTTACGAAAATGCCCATGAAGGGTCTGAAAGGGGACTGCTTGATCATTTCTCCATCACTGAAACCTCGGTTTCAGATGATATTTTTGGGAATAATTCTTCATATTCCACACCACTGGATGCGTTTAAATTCGATGAAGAAAGAGACATTGGTGGGGCTGGGATCCATGAGTTAAGTCTTAATTTTGGCAACTCCTCCTCACATGGTATTGGTCTGTATGAAAATACAGTCAATTTGAACCAGAAAAAAGATGATGTTCAAACCAATTTGACCATGGTTAACATCAACAATGAGATTGAAACTCAGGGTTTTGCTCATAATAATGCCAATATGGTTTATCCACAAGTTGTGGCTAATCAACAACAAAGTGGTAATGGAGTTTTTAGAGTTGATGAAaggtataataacaataataataataataataataacaatggtTTTGGTTTTAATCTGAATGGGTTCAGATCATCATCATCAAGTAGTAGATCTGAACCTGTGGAATTCAGATTCCTAACAGGCAGATCATCTCAACATATCATGAatccacatcatcatcatcatcttcaaggGGCTTCTTCTGGGGTTTTTccatacaataataataataataataataataacacagGGATTATTGGGATGGATCAAGGTTATGGTTCGGGGTTTTGGAGTGGAAAGAATGGAATGGGGGGTAGAAATGTAATTACAGGTGTATGTGCATGGTGTAGAAATGAATTTCATATGCAGCAGCCTGAAGTACAAGGACAAGGTGGTGGAATTGGTTCTTTATGCCCGAATTGCAGTGGCCAAGTCAACATGTTGTAG
- the LOC111921315 gene encoding uncharacterized protein LOC111921315 isoform X1: MATTTTTTTTTTGASATVDPDRPPPLPLDSIPIIDLSLLSQSELFSLSMCSNSSFDRNRCDDVVIPKIDRSVFNESAGSRKQTYSRLRLAPAQSSTSTKTTIHRRTPRLRSSHTPAPNNINDAEQAENSQIIRMLKELFKSDHSFGELVPFEVELDTNVVVPESLNPETNRKRGRPRRQDGAVFIDSPDAKRMRNNTVKKVAAYDAVGDIEMVNSRGVKVNLENLGMLEDPYGLEIRRRTEGLSTKDELLGFLGGLNGEWGTSTKKRKVVDASYFGDALPKGWKLSLSIKKRSDLVWLFCRRYISPSGMQFESFKEVSVYLLSLLGEKNLDKPTHTPSNNRDDFGSKGASMNQKDVSVRVDTRKSRPIVLALSSRDFKKEVKSNIVDPINVKVEEFFKCLKCFMIFEGKADLFDHQMLAHKTERSQLDSATSEWTVVKGGIFECQFCNTTFNKRNQYNEHIGTHETNETQTCEASEAPTAEKSVDPVLFTGVPDNVVMETDNAPFGDKLTSASPQSDHKIISATESKVNEHVHDLNILDNDNKGEHVNMNEDVSVEESGGEIKKETVDASFGDKLISVSPQIDQKINSGTESEFNDHVHDELNILDHDNQGEHVNMNEDVSAEESSGEIEKETDDAPFDDKLISASPQSDHKIISGTKSESEFNDDVRDFNMNEDVLVEESGGEIEKKCHEGENEFFERDKSPEVSDSKSDFSLGHEASIDESNGKLESCVVTVDSIDIVEKDIVGISNGEDAHVDENPECILEKGISSENSPLLQSTNELLDSIEKDSVEVLNLADSEIRVQPSSNICEEKGFQENINDTQHLCSPFDELTSEKEELINVNRVAEVNKLFDSETLFLDSSHNTSLKDSPQKLGFDFEEDRFCYGIANSRVEDIGNKSKGEEPETQMIMEEFELENDVNINNVSSLNRSTEVNLDDFQIPSLGSSQNDLNLEFCSLVPTGNQQEFSFQDDDVTGIYENAHEGSERGLLDHFSITETSVSDDIFGNNSSYSTPLDAFKFDEERDIGGAGIHELSLNFGNSSSHGIGLYENTVNLNQKKDDVQTNLTMVNINNEIETQGFAHNNANMVYPQVVANQQQSGNGVFRVDERYNNNNNNNNNNNGFGFNLNGFRSSSSSSRSEPVEFRFLTGRSSQHIMNPHHHHHLQGASSGVFPYNNNNNNNNNTGIIGMDQGYGSGFWSGKNGMGGRNVITGVCAWCRNEFHMQQPEVQGQGGGIGSLCPNCSGQVNML; this comes from the exons atggccaccaccaccaccaccaccaccaccaccaccggcgCTAGCGCCACCGTCGATCCCGATCGACCACCGCCTCTCCCACTAGACTCTATCCCCATCATCGATCTTAGCCTTCTCTCCCAATCAGAACTATTTTCCCTCTCCATGTGCTCCAATTCCTCATTCGATCGCAACCGCTGTGACGACGTTGTAATCCCCAAAATCGACCGGTCAGTTTTCAATGAATCCGCCGGTAGTCGTAAACAAACTTactcacgccttcgccttgcccccGCCCAGTCCTCCACGTCCACTAAAACCACCATTCACCGCCGTACGCCTCGCCTACGTTCGTCACATACACCCGCTCCTAACAACATTAATGACGCTGAACAAGCCGAAAACTCTCAGATCATTCGTATGTTGAAGGAGCTCTTTAAATCAGATCATAGTTTTGGGGAGTTAGTTCCGTTTGAAGTCGAACTAGACACCAATGTCGTAGTGCCTGAATCATTGAATCCCGAGACGAATCGAAAACGAGGGAGACCACGAAGGCAAGATGGTGCGGTATTCATTGACTCTCCGGACGCCAAGAGAATGCGTAATAATACAGTTAAGAAAGTAGCTGCTTACGATGCGGTTGGAGATATAGAAATGGTGAATAGTAGAGGCGTGAAAGTAAACTTGGAGAATTTGGGGATGTTGGAGGATCCATACGGGCTCGAAATTAGGAGGAGGACCGAAGGACTGTCGACTAAAGATGAGTTGTTAGGGTTTTTGGGAGGTTTGAATGGAGAGTGGGGGACTAGTACAAAGAAGAGGAAGGTCGTCGATGCAAGCTATTTTGGAGATGCTTTGCCCAAAGGCTGGAAGCTGAGCCTCTCTATCAAGAAGAGATCAGACCTTGTTTGGTTATTCTGTCGTCGTTACATAAG CCCTAGTGGTATGCAATTTGAGTCGTTCAAGGAAGTATCTGTGTACTTGCTTTCCCTTCTCGGAGAAAAAAACTTGGATAAACCAACTCACACTCCAAGCAACAATCgtgatgattttggatcaaaaggAGCTTCTATGAAT CAGAAAGATGTTTCTGTTCGAGTAGATACAAGAAAAAGCAGGCCTATTGTATTAGCACTGTCAAGTAGAGACTTTAAGAAGGAAGTCAAATCCAACATTGTGGACCCCATTAATGTAAAAGTAGAAGAGTTTTTCAAGTGCCTCAAGTGCTTCATGATCTTTGAAGGAAAAGCTGATCTATTTGACCATCAGATGTTAGCCCACAAAACTGAAAGATCTCAACTTGATTCTGCAACTTCTGAATGGACTGTAGTAAAAGGTGGAATTTTTGAGTGTCAGTTTTGCAATACAACATTTAATAAAAGGAACCAGTATAATGAACATATTGGGACACATGAGACAAATGAAACCCAGACTTGTGAAGCATCAGAAGCTCCAACTGCAGAAAAGAGTGTTGACCCTGTATTGTTTACTGGAGTTCCTGACAATGTTGTAATGGAAACTGATAATGCACCTTTTGGTGATAAACTGACATCTGCTTCTCCTCAAAGTGATCATAAAATAATTTCTGCAACAGAATCAAAAGTCAATGAACATGTTCATGATCTTAACATTCTGGATAATGATAATAAGGGTGAACATGTTAACATGAATGAAGATGTTTCAGTTGAAGAATCTGGTGGTGAGATTAAAAAGGAAACTGTTGATGCATCTTTTGGTGATAAATTGATATCTGTTTCTCCTCAAATTGATCAAAAGATAAATTCTGGAACAGAATCAGAATTCAATGATCATGTTCATGATGAGCTTAACATTCTGGATCATGATAATCAGGGTGAACATGTTAACATGAATGAAGATGTTTCAGCTGAAGAATCTAGTGGTGAGATTGAAAAGGAAACTGATGATGCACCTTTTGATGATAAACTTATATCTGCTTCTCCTCAAAGTGATCATAAGATAATTTCTGGAACAAAATCAGAATCAGAATTCAATGATGATGTTCGTGACTTTAACATGAATGAAGATGTTTTAGTTGAAGAATCTGGTGGTGAGATTGAAAAGAAATGTCATGAAGGTGAAAATGAATTCTTTGAAAGAGACAAATCTCCTGAAGTTTCTGATTCTAAATCTGATTTCTCTTTAGGCCATGAAGCTTCTATTGATGAAAGCAATGGGAAGCTTGAAAGTTGTGTTGTAACAGTTGATTCCATTGATATTGTTGAGAAAGATATAGTTGGTATATCCAATGGTGAAGATGCACATGTTGATGAGAATCCAGAATGCATTCTTGAAAAAGGAATAAGTTCTGAAAACAGCCCTCTTCTTCAATCTACAAATGAATTATTAGACAGTATTGAGAAAGATAGTGTTGAGGTGCTCAATCTTGCAGATTCTGAAATTAGGGTTCAGCCATCATCAAATATCTGTGAAGAAAAGGGCTTTCAGGAAAACATCAATGATACACAACACCTTTGTAGTCCGTTTGATGAATTGACATCTGAAAAGGAGGAACTTATTAATGTGAATCGTGTGGCTGAAGTGAATAAGCTTTTTGATTCAGAAACCCTTTTTCTTGATTCTTCACACAACACAAGCCTGAAAGATTCTCCTCAAAAACTAGGGTTTGACTTTGAGGAAGATAGATTTTGTTATGGAATTGCCAATTCCAGAGTTGAAGATATCGGGAACAAGAGCAAGGGTGAGGAACCTGAGACACAGATGATTATGGAAGAATTTGAGCTTGAGAATGATGTAAACATCAACAATGTTTCTTCTTTAAAtaggtcaacagaagtcaacttaGACGACTTCCAGATTCCTTCTTTGGGCAGCAGTCAAAACGACCTAAATCTTGAATTTTGTTCACTTGTCCCCACTGGAAACCAGCAAGAATTCAGCTTCCAAGATGATGATGTAACTGGTATTTACGAAAATGCCCATGAAGGGTCTGAAAGGGGACTGCTTGATCATTTCTCCATCACTGAAACCTCGGTTTCAGATGATATTTTTGGGAATAATTCTTCATATTCCACACCACTGGATGCGTTTAAATTCGATGAAGAAAGAGACATTGGTGGGGCTGGGATCCATGAGTTAAGTCTTAATTTTGGCAACTCCTCCTCACATGGTATTGGTCTGTATGAAAATACAGTCAATTTGAACCAGAAAAAAGATGATGTTCAAACCAATTTGACCATGGTTAACATCAACAATGAGATTGAAACTCAGGGTTTTGCTCATAATAATGCCAATATGGTTTATCCACAAGTTGTGGCTAATCAACAACAAAGTGGTAATGGAGTTTTTAGAGTTGATGAAaggtataataacaataataataataataataataacaatggtTTTGGTTTTAATCTGAATGGGTTCAGATCATCATCATCAAGTAGTAGATCTGAACCTGTGGAATTCAGATTCCTAACAGGCAGATCATCTCAACATATCATGAatccacatcatcatcatcatcttcaaggGGCTTCTTCTGGGGTTTTTccatacaataataataataataataataataacacagGGATTATTGGGATGGATCAAGGTTATGGTTCGGGGTTTTGGAGTGGAAAGAATGGAATGGGGGGTAGAAATGTAATTACAGGTGTATGTGCATGGTGTAGAAATGAATTTCATATGCAGCAGCCTGAAGTACAAGGACAAGGTGGTGGAATTGGTTCTTTATGCCCGAATTGCAGTGGCCAAGTCAACATGTTGTAG
- the LOC111921252 gene encoding probable pectin methyltransferase QUA2 has product MSRPLHRGVLGGGRPSGNIQDYVEDSQKKVKTDKEDLDKSSKLPSDYASLSLRNPFQFLFSDNSSSKQDTIENGILVSDPLTSIRNRHMLTLLFLKVTLVAIVILGLSMSFLWTISLTTTSKGQMIRGYRRLQEQLVSDLWDIGELSLGSTKFKESEFCSLESENFVPCFNITENLEMGFTEGKEYDRHCGPMSKQNCLILAPPKYKIPHRWPTGRDVIWIDNVKITAQEVLSSGSLTKRMMMLDEDQISFSFASSMVDDNIEDYSHQIAEMIGLRNESYLVQAGVRSVLDIGCGYGSLGAHLFPKQVLTMCIANYEASGSQVEIALERGLPAMIGSFASKQLPFPSLSFDMIHTAWDGVEWDKKDGVHLIEVDRVLRPGGYFVWTSAYANTQARDKQNLKRWDFVRNFAKDLCWDLLSQQDKTVVWKKPSKKTCYASRKHGSGPLICKEGHDVELPYYHPLESCIGGTRSHRWIPIEERSTWPSRASLTSKELSVHGVLADDFMEDNLNWRSLVRDYWSLLSPLIFSDHPKRPGDEDPIPPYNMVRNVLDMNAHFGGFNSALLDAKKSVWVMNVVPTTGVNHLPLVLDRGFVGVLHDWCEAFPSYPRSYDMVHADGLLSLETNKQSRCSLLDLFFEIDRLLRPEGWVILRDTSALIESARGITAKLKWEARVVEIDSNNDEKLLVCQKPFLRSQINTI; this is encoded by the exons ATGTCGCGACCGCTTCATAGAGGTGTTTTGGGTGGTGGAAGACCTTCAGGAAACATTCAAGATTATGTAGAAGactctcaaaagaaggttaaaaccgATAAAGAAGATCTTGATAAAAGCTCAAAACTCCCTTCTGATTATGCATCTTTATCTTTGAGAAACCCATTCCAATTCCTTTTCTCAGATAACTCATCATCCAAACAAGACACCATTGAAAATGGTATCCTTGTATCTGATCCATTAACCTCCATAAGAAATCGCCACATGTTAACTTTACTTTTTCTTAAAGTCACTTTAGTTGCAATAGTAATCCTTGGTCTTTCCATGTCATTCTTATGGACAATATCCCTCACAACAACTTCTAAAGGTCAAATGATTCGTGGGTATAGAAGACTACAAGAACAACTTGTGTCAGATTTGTGGGACATTGGGGAGCTTTCACTTGGTTCCACTAAGTTTAAAGAATCTGAGTTTTGTTCACTAGAATCCGAAAATTTCGTACCTTGTTTCAATATCACTGAAAATCTTGAGATGGGTTTCACTGAAGGAAAAGAATATGATCGCCATTGTGGGCCCATGTCAAAACAGAATTGTTTAATTCTTGCTCCCCCTAAATACAAAATCCCTCATAGATGGCCTACTGGAAGAGATGTTATCTGGATTGACAATGTTAAAATCACTGCACAAGAAGTTCTTTCATCTGGAAGCTTGACAAAAAG GATGATGATGTTAGATGAAGACCAAATCTCATTTAGTTTTGCATCTTCTATGGTAGATGACAACATTGAAGACTACTCTCATCAGATTGCAGAAATGATTGGTTTAAGAAACGAATCATATCTTGTTCAAGCTGGA gtgaGAAGTGTATtagatataggatgtggttatgGTAGTTTAGGAGCACATTTATTCCCAAAACAAGTTTTAACAATGTGTATTGCAAACTATGAGGCTTCAGGGAGTCAAGTTGAAATAGCTCTTGAAAGAGGTCTTCCTGCAATGATTGGTTCCTTTGCTTCAAAACAGTTGCCATTTCCTTCTCTTTCATTTGACATGATACACACTGCATGGGATGGTGTTGAATGGGATAAAAAAG ATGGTGTGCATTTGATAGAAGTGGATCGAGTTTTGAGACCTGGTGGATACTTTGTATGGACATCAGCATATGCTAATACTCAAGCGCGTGATAAACAAAATTTAAAAAGATGGGATTTTGTGCGTAATTTTGCTAAAGATTTATGTTGGGATTTGTTATCTCAACAAGATAAAACAGTTGTGTGGAAAAAACCTAGCAAGAAAACTTGTTATGCTTCTAG GAAACATGGATCGGGTCCTTTAATCTGCAAAGAGGGGCATGATGTAGAATTACCATATTACCACCCACTTGAATCATGCATTGGAGGAACTCGTAGCCATAGATGGATTCCCATTGAAGAAAGGTCAACATGGCCTTCTAGAGCTTCATTGACCTCCAAAGAACTTTCAGTTCATg GTGTACTTGCGGATGATTTCATGGAAGATAATTTAAACTGGAGGTCATTAGTTAGAGACTACTGGTCTCTACTTTCTCCATTGATATTTTCAGATCACCCGAAAAGACCCGGTGATGAAGACCCGATTCCACCTTACAACATGGTCCGGAATGTTCTAGATATGAATGCCCATTTTGGTGGTTTTAATTCCGCTTTATTGGATGCTAAAAAATCTGTTTGGGTTATGAATGTGGTCCCCACAACCGGGGTCAACCATCTTCCTCTTGTCCTTGACCGAGGTTTCGTAGGCGTATTACATGATTG GTGTGAAGCGTTTCCAAGTTACCCTAGGAGTTATGATATGGTGCATGCTGATGGACTTTTAAGCCTTGAAACAAATAAACAGTCTCGTTGCAGTTTGCTTGATCTTTTCTTTGAGATAGATCGATTACTCCGCCCAgag GGGTGGGTGATACTACGTGACACGTCAGCTCTGATTGAATCAGCAAGAGGCATCACAGCTAAATTAAAATGGGAAGCACGAGTGGTGGAAATCGACAGTAATAATGACGAAAAACTCCTTGTGTGCCAAAAACCCTTTTTAAGGAGCCAAATAAACACGATATGA